Proteins found in one Limnohabitans sp. TEGF004 genomic segment:
- a CDS encoding homocysteine S-methyltransferase family protein yields MTQAYTRAKELPAILAKRIAILDGAMGTMIQRFKLNEEQYRGERFKDFHKDVKGNNELLSLTRPDVIRDIHERYLAAGADLIETNTFGATTIAQADYDMADLAYEMNLASARIAREACDKYSTPDKPRFVAGAVGPTPKTASISPDVNDAGARNVNFEELRAAYYDQVKALVEGGSDVLLVETIFDTLNAKAALFAIEEFFEASGERLPIIISGTVTDASGRILSGQTVTAFWHSVRHSQPLAIGLNCALGATLMRPYIQELNKVAGDTFISCYPNAGLPNPMSDTGFDETPDVTSRLLHEFAAEGLVNIVGGCCGTTPDHIAAIGQAVADQKARALSAGPFYREAA; encoded by the coding sequence ATGACTCAAGCCTACACACGTGCAAAAGAATTACCCGCCATCTTGGCCAAACGCATCGCCATCCTCGACGGCGCGATGGGCACCATGATTCAGCGTTTCAAGCTGAATGAAGAGCAATATCGTGGCGAGCGCTTCAAAGACTTTCATAAAGATGTGAAAGGCAACAACGAGTTGCTCAGCCTCACCCGCCCTGACGTGATTCGCGACATCCACGAGCGTTATTTGGCTGCTGGCGCTGACCTGATCGAGACCAACACCTTTGGCGCGACCACCATTGCGCAGGCCGACTACGACATGGCCGACTTGGCCTACGAGATGAACTTGGCCTCAGCCCGCATCGCCCGCGAAGCCTGCGACAAATACAGCACACCTGACAAACCCCGCTTTGTGGCGGGCGCGGTTGGCCCCACACCTAAAACCGCCAGTATCAGCCCCGATGTGAACGACGCGGGTGCGCGCAACGTGAACTTTGAAGAACTGCGTGCCGCCTATTACGACCAAGTCAAAGCCTTGGTCGAAGGTGGCTCAGACGTGTTGTTGGTCGAAACCATTTTTGACACACTCAACGCCAAGGCCGCGCTGTTTGCGATTGAAGAATTCTTCGAAGCTTCTGGCGAGCGTTTGCCCATCATCATCAGCGGCACGGTGACCGATGCTTCGGGGCGCATCTTGAGCGGCCAAACCGTGACTGCGTTCTGGCACAGCGTGCGCCACTCGCAGCCGCTGGCCATTGGTTTGAACTGCGCTTTGGGTGCGACGCTGATGCGCCCCTACATCCAAGAGCTCAACAAAGTCGCGGGCGACACCTTTATCAGCTGCTACCCCAACGCTGGCTTGCCCAACCCCATGAGCGACACCGGCTTTGACGAAACACCGGATGTGACCAGCCGTTTGTTGCACGAATTCGCGGCCGAAGGTCTGGTCAACATCGTGGGTGGCTGCTGCGGCACCACGCCAGACCACATCGCGGCGATTGGCCAAGCGGTGGCCGACCAAAAGGCGCGTGCATTGAGCGCGGGACCTTTTTATCGCGAAGCTGCCTGA
- a CDS encoding DUF4377 domain-containing protein, which translates to MLPRLLLTSLLFISAQAHAGICTREYAPVCGQLPQKTQTFSNRCMMKDAGASWVSDGECPSQQNNALAKNITLTVAAHDVACMGVAPMRCLQVKEGKALKWSNFYSPVEGFTFTPGVQYKLLVRATPMVNAPADAGDTHYALVRVLWRKPAQ; encoded by the coding sequence ATGTTGCCCCGCTTACTTCTCACCTCGTTGCTCTTCATCTCCGCCCAAGCACACGCCGGCATCTGCACCCGCGAATACGCGCCTGTTTGCGGGCAGTTGCCGCAAAAAACCCAAACGTTTTCCAACCGCTGCATGATGAAAGATGCAGGGGCAAGCTGGGTGTCTGACGGCGAATGTCCATCCCAACAAAACAACGCGCTCGCCAAAAACATCACCCTCACCGTGGCGGCGCACGATGTGGCGTGCATGGGGGTTGCGCCCATGCGCTGCTTGCAAGTGAAAGAGGGGAAGGCGCTGAAGTGGTCTAACTTTTACAGCCCGGTTGAGGGCTTCACATTCACGCCGGGTGTGCAATACAAGCTGCTGGTGCGCGCGACACCGATGGTCAATGCACCCGCTGATGCGGGCGACACGCACTACGCGCTGGTGCGTGTGTTGTGGCGCAAGCCTGCTCAGTGA
- a CDS encoding type II toxin-antitoxin system RelE/ParE family toxin, which yields MEIKFKDKKLQTLCEKQQVAVKKLGSACAHKLRTRLADLAAASRVSDLVAGNPHPLSGDLQGQFALNLTGGWRLVFAPANDPVPRRDDASIDWSAVTIVSIEYIGDYHD from the coding sequence TTGGAAATTAAGTTCAAGGACAAAAAGCTACAAACGCTTTGTGAAAAGCAGCAAGTAGCTGTCAAGAAGCTGGGTAGCGCTTGCGCGCACAAGTTACGTACACGCTTGGCCGATTTGGCCGCAGCTTCTAGGGTGTCCGATTTGGTGGCGGGTAACCCGCACCCCCTCAGTGGGGATCTGCAGGGGCAATTTGCCCTCAACTTAACAGGGGGCTGGCGATTGGTGTTCGCACCTGCCAACGACCCTGTGCCGCGTCGGGATGACGCTTCTATCGATTGGTCGGCAGTGACCATCGTGAGTATTGAATACATCGGGGACTACCATGACTGA
- a CDS encoding ImmA/IrrE family metallo-endopeptidase, producing MTDMATHKTDAPFTPDWVSPPGDTILDLLEERDWTQQQLADRLGYTPKHVNQLIKAKVPLTEDAAVRLQNVLGASVGFWLTREAQYRERLAIAEAAQQQAAMVPWLERFPIKDMMDVGVLTKRRVDAKSKPTMVGELLSFFGVAAPDQWQSEYGCMELAFRRSREDQADVAAISTWLRMGERTAEKMDGPAFNEAKFKTVLTEIKALTCQAPQTFEPRMRQLLHEAGVAFVVVPALPRTHVSGVARWLNAHRPLIQLSLYGKQNDRFWFSFFHEAAHILLHSKQKKSVFLDDPTKADASSKEEKEANAWARDFLISPEDAAQLETLPKTKIAVANFANDIGVHPGIVVGRMQHDQLLDQRWLNDLKVSFSFKA from the coding sequence ATGACTGACATGGCAACGCACAAAACAGATGCACCGTTCACACCAGATTGGGTGTCACCTCCGGGCGACACGATTCTCGATCTGTTGGAAGAGCGCGACTGGACGCAGCAGCAGTTGGCCGACCGTTTGGGCTACACGCCGAAGCATGTGAACCAGCTGATCAAAGCCAAAGTGCCTTTGACAGAAGACGCGGCTGTGCGTTTGCAAAACGTGCTGGGCGCTTCTGTGGGTTTTTGGCTCACACGTGAGGCGCAATACCGCGAACGTCTTGCCATTGCCGAAGCCGCGCAACAGCAAGCAGCAATGGTGCCTTGGCTAGAGCGCTTCCCCATCAAAGACATGATGGATGTGGGGGTGCTAACCAAGCGCCGTGTGGATGCGAAATCAAAGCCCACTATGGTGGGTGAGTTATTGAGCTTCTTTGGTGTTGCAGCACCAGACCAATGGCAAAGCGAATACGGCTGTATGGAATTGGCGTTTCGACGCAGCCGAGAAGACCAAGCAGACGTTGCCGCTATCTCCACATGGTTGCGCATGGGCGAGCGCACGGCTGAAAAGATGGATGGCCCTGCATTTAACGAAGCCAAGTTTAAAACTGTGTTGACAGAAATTAAGGCACTTACTTGCCAAGCTCCGCAAACGTTTGAACCACGCATGCGTCAGCTCTTGCACGAGGCTGGTGTGGCATTTGTGGTGGTGCCCGCTTTGCCGCGCACGCATGTGTCGGGCGTGGCACGGTGGCTCAATGCACATCGGCCCCTGATTCAGCTTTCTCTTTATGGCAAACAAAACGACCGTTTTTGGTTCAGCTTTTTTCATGAAGCAGCACACATCTTGTTGCATAGCAAGCAAAAGAAATCTGTTTTTTTGGATGATCCAACAAAAGCGGATGCATCATCGAAAGAAGAAAAAGAAGCCAATGCCTGGGCACGAGATTTTTTGATTTCCCCCGAAGATGCAGCCCAGTTAGAGACATTGCCGAAGACAAAAATTGCAGTCGCAAACTTTGCCAACGACATTGGCGTACACCCGGGCATCGTGGTGGGACGTATGCAGCATGATCAACTGCTAGACCAGCGTTGGTTGAACGACTTGAAGGTGAGTTTTTCCTTCAAGGCGTAG
- the metH gene encoding methionine synthase, giving the protein MNSTAVPPMKLSGLEPVSIGEGSLFVNVGERTNVTGSKAFARMILNGEYEQALAVARQQVENGAQVIDVNMDEAMLDSQAAMVRFLNLMAGEPDIARVPVMVDSSKWSVIEAGLRCIQGKGIVNSISMKEGLDEFKRQATLVKRYGAAAVVMAFDEKGQADTYARKIEICERAYRVLVDEVGFPPEDIIFDPNIFAIATGIEEHDNYAVDFIEATRWIKQNLPGAKVSGGVSNVSFSFRGNDPVREAIHTVFLYHAIKAGMDMGIVNAGMVGVYDDLEPVLRERVEDVVLNRIPKYKEGEAHLTPGERLIEVAETAKGAAKDDSQKLAWRGTPDAPVSVAQRLSHSLVHGITDFINDDTEEAYREILAKAGRPLHVIEGPLMDGMNVVGDLFGQGKMFLPQVVKSARVMKQAVAHLLPYIEAEKLAQEAAGEDVKAKGKMVIATVKGDVHDIGKNIVTVVLQCNNYEVVNMGVMVPCHEILAKAKEENADIIGLSGLITPSLEEMQYVASEMEKDPYFRDRQMPLLIGGATCSRVHTAVKIAPNYSGPVVYVPDASRSVSVAQGLLSDQAAKYIAELNADYAKVREQHANKKQTPLVTLAQARANATPVSFENYKPAKPKFIGRRVFKNFDLAELEKYIDWAPFFQTWDLAGPFPAILDDAVVGVEAKKVYADGQAMLKKIIANRWLTANAVVGLYPAQRVGDDIVLYADETRQQQVMTWHGLRQQTEKPTRDDVRNPNRCLADFVADQTQAADYVGLFAVTAGLGAEKQEKRFIAAHDDYSAILFKALADRLAEAFAECMHHRVRTDLWGYVADEALSNEDLIKEKYQGIRPAPGYPACPDHSAKQDMFALLQCDDIDMGLTSSLAMTPAASVSGFYLAHPEATYFNVGRIGEDQVHDLAQRQGVAVKDLERLLAPNL; this is encoded by the coding sequence ATGAATTCCACTGCAGTTCCCCCCATGAAGCTGTCTGGCCTTGAGCCAGTGTCTATTGGCGAGGGCAGTTTGTTCGTCAACGTTGGCGAGCGCACCAACGTCACTGGCTCCAAAGCCTTTGCGCGCATGATTTTGAACGGCGAGTACGAGCAAGCTTTGGCTGTGGCGCGTCAGCAGGTGGAAAACGGTGCGCAGGTGATTGACGTCAATATGGACGAAGCCATGCTCGACAGCCAAGCCGCGATGGTTCGCTTCCTCAATCTGATGGCGGGCGAGCCCGACATTGCACGTGTGCCGGTGATGGTGGACTCGTCCAAGTGGTCGGTCATCGAAGCGGGCTTGCGTTGCATTCAGGGTAAGGGCATCGTGAATTCGATCAGCATGAAAGAAGGCTTGGACGAGTTCAAGCGTCAAGCCACCTTGGTCAAGCGCTATGGCGCAGCTGCGGTGGTGATGGCGTTTGACGAGAAAGGCCAAGCCGACACCTACGCACGCAAGATTGAAATTTGCGAACGGGCCTACCGCGTGTTGGTGGACGAGGTGGGCTTCCCACCCGAAGACATCATCTTCGACCCCAACATCTTCGCCATTGCCACCGGCATTGAAGAGCACGACAACTACGCGGTGGACTTCATCGAAGCCACGCGTTGGATCAAACAAAACCTGCCCGGCGCGAAGGTGAGCGGCGGCGTGTCGAACGTGTCGTTTAGTTTCCGCGGCAACGACCCTGTGCGCGAAGCCATTCACACCGTGTTTCTGTACCACGCCATCAAAGCTGGCATGGACATGGGCATCGTCAACGCGGGCATGGTCGGCGTGTATGACGACCTCGAGCCCGTTCTGCGCGAGCGCGTGGAAGACGTGGTGCTCAACCGAATTCCCAAATACAAAGAAGGCGAAGCGCACCTGACCCCAGGTGAGCGCCTGATTGAAGTGGCCGAAACCGCCAAGGGCGCAGCCAAAGACGACAGCCAAAAGCTGGCATGGCGTGGCACACCTGACGCGCCTGTGAGCGTGGCGCAGCGCTTGAGCCATTCGCTGGTGCACGGCATCACCGACTTCATCAACGACGACACCGAAGAGGCCTACCGCGAGATTTTGGCCAAAGCGGGCCGCCCGTTGCACGTCATTGAAGGCCCGTTGATGGACGGCATGAACGTGGTGGGTGATTTGTTTGGCCAAGGCAAGATGTTCTTGCCGCAGGTGGTTAAAAGCGCCCGCGTGATGAAGCAAGCCGTGGCGCATTTGTTGCCCTATATCGAAGCCGAAAAATTGGCGCAAGAAGCCGCTGGAGAAGACGTCAAAGCCAAAGGCAAGATGGTCATCGCCACGGTCAAGGGCGACGTGCACGACATTGGCAAAAACATCGTCACCGTGGTCTTGCAGTGCAACAACTACGAAGTGGTCAACATGGGTGTGATGGTGCCTTGCCATGAAATTTTGGCCAAGGCCAAAGAAGAAAACGCAGACATCATTGGCTTGTCGGGCCTCATCACACCGTCGCTGGAAGAAATGCAATACGTGGCCAGCGAGATGGAAAAAGACCCGTATTTCCGTGACCGTCAAATGCCTTTGCTGATTGGTGGCGCCACCTGCAGCCGCGTGCACACCGCTGTGAAGATCGCCCCCAACTACAGCGGCCCCGTGGTCTACGTGCCCGATGCCTCGCGCAGCGTGAGCGTGGCGCAAGGTTTGTTGTCAGACCAAGCCGCCAAATACATTGCCGAGTTGAATGCTGACTACGCCAAGGTGCGCGAGCAGCACGCCAACAAAAAACAAACGCCCTTAGTCACCTTGGCGCAAGCGCGTGCCAACGCCACGCCTGTGAGCTTTGAGAACTACAAACCCGCCAAGCCAAAGTTCATTGGCCGCCGCGTGTTTAAAAACTTTGACCTCGCCGAGCTAGAAAAATACATCGACTGGGCCCCGTTCTTCCAAACGTGGGATTTGGCTGGCCCCTTCCCCGCCATCCTCGACGACGCAGTGGTGGGCGTGGAAGCCAAGAAGGTCTACGCCGATGGCCAAGCGATGCTGAAAAAAATCATTGCCAACCGCTGGCTCACTGCCAACGCGGTGGTGGGTTTGTACCCCGCGCAGCGCGTGGGTGACGACATTGTTTTGTACGCCGACGAAACCCGCCAACAACAGGTGATGACGTGGCACGGCTTGCGCCAACAAACCGAAAAGCCCACCCGCGATGATGTGCGCAACCCCAACCGCTGCTTGGCCGACTTTGTGGCTGACCAAACCCAAGCCGCTGACTACGTGGGCTTGTTTGCGGTGACCGCAGGCCTAGGCGCAGAGAAGCAAGAAAAGCGTTTCATAGCCGCGCATGACGACTACTCCGCCATCTTGTTCAAAGCCTTGGCCGACCGCTTGGCCGAAGCCTTTGCCGAGTGCATGCACCACCGCGTGCGCACCGACTTGTGGGGCTATGTCGCAGACGAAGCGCTAAGTAACGAAGACTTGATCAAAGAAAAATACCAAGGCATTCGCCCCGCGCCCGGCTACCCAGCTTGCCCCGACCACAGCGCCAAGCAAGACATGTTTGCATTGCTGCAGTGCGACGACATCGACATGGGCCTGACCAGCAGCTTGGCCATGACTCCCGCAGCCAGCGTGAGTGGTTTTTACTTGGCCCATCCCGAGGCAACCTACTTCAACGTAGGCCGCATTGGTGAAGACCAAGTGCACGACTTGGCGCAACGCCAAGGTGTGGCGGTGAAAGATTTAGAGCGTTTGCTGGCGCCTAACTTGTAA
- a CDS encoding DUF1109 domain-containing protein, which translates to MKTNDLIAMLATEASATPTVSPLRRCAKATAAGVAISLALVLTLWGLNPELNALAHTQAFWVKVMWLLLTCTFAVPVVMHLARPGIAAGLGVWGVAAALVGMALLALMQVASVDADTGMQLMLGSSWQVCSASIAALSVPLLAALLWMLRGMAPTRPALAGASAGLMAGAIAGLVYSLHCPETAYAFLAVWYVAGMAVMAGVGALLGLRLLRW; encoded by the coding sequence ATGAAAACCAACGATCTCATTGCCATGCTGGCGACTGAAGCTAGCGCCACACCCACTGTCTCGCCCTTGCGCCGCTGCGCAAAAGCCACCGCTGCTGGCGTAGCCATCAGCTTGGCACTGGTGCTGACACTGTGGGGCTTGAACCCCGAGCTGAATGCCCTCGCCCACACCCAAGCGTTTTGGGTGAAGGTGATGTGGCTGCTGCTCACCTGCACATTCGCAGTGCCTGTGGTGATGCACTTGGCTCGACCAGGCATTGCCGCTGGCCTAGGCGTGTGGGGCGTCGCTGCCGCACTGGTGGGCATGGCCCTGCTGGCCTTGATGCAAGTGGCGTCTGTGGATGCAGACACGGGTATGCAACTCATGCTGGGCAGCTCTTGGCAAGTGTGCAGCGCCAGCATTGCAGCGCTGTCCGTGCCGTTATTGGCGGCTTTGTTGTGGATGCTGCGCGGCATGGCCCCTACGCGCCCAGCATTGGCGGGCGCAAGTGCTGGCTTGATGGCGGGCGCGATCGCGGGCTTGGTGTACTCACTGCACTGCCCCGAAACTGCTTACGCGTTTTTGGCGGTTTGGTATGTGGCGGGTATGGCCGTGATGGCGGGTGTTGGCGCTTTGCTGGGCTTACGCTTGTTGCGCTGGTAA
- a CDS encoding sigma-70 family RNA polymerase sigma factor, with the protein MDLQTLETSLHATWMQALAGHAPSYEKALSAISGHLRAFLKRRLYSRPQDVEDLVQETLFAIHQKRHTYQSDQPLTAWVYAIARYKLIDHLRAHSRRESKHDDIDDWAEQLWVDNDNEARDASRDVHQLLSELPDKQRLPIEHTKLQGLSITESAQLTGQSEAAVKVNIHRGLKALAQKFGVTP; encoded by the coding sequence GTGGATTTACAAACCTTAGAAACCTCACTGCACGCCACCTGGATGCAAGCGTTAGCCGGACACGCGCCCAGCTACGAAAAAGCGCTGTCAGCCATCAGTGGGCATTTGCGAGCGTTTTTGAAACGACGTTTGTATTCACGACCCCAAGACGTCGAGGACCTCGTGCAAGAAACCTTGTTTGCCATTCATCAAAAGCGACACACCTACCAAAGCGATCAACCGCTAACGGCTTGGGTGTATGCGATTGCACGCTACAAATTGATTGACCACTTGCGCGCCCATTCGCGCCGCGAAAGCAAGCACGACGACATCGACGACTGGGCAGAACAACTGTGGGTCGACAACGACAACGAGGCTCGCGATGCCTCGCGCGATGTGCACCAGCTGTTGTCTGAACTGCCCGACAAACAACGCCTGCCCATCGAGCACACCAAGCTGCAAGGCCTGTCGATTACTGAGTCTGCTCAGCTCACGGGGCAGAGCGAAGCCGCAGTCAAAGTCAACATCCACCGTGGGCTCAAAGCCTTGGCCCAAAAGTTTGGAGTCACACCATGA
- a CDS encoding DUF692 domain-containing protein — translation MNRPLSGAGLGFRRELIEPLKHSVPNVIDFFEVAPENWAGLGGRSAKDLRHFTERYPFVCHGLSLSLGGPAPLDTQLLHKTKAFMKAHGMQLFTEHLSWCSDESHLYDLLPIPCTQEAVMWTAKRIKQAQDILEMRIGIENASTYIAPPGAEMSEAEFVAAVVKEADCLLHLDVNNIYVNSKNFGFDALDYLNTLPLERTCYVHVAGHYVEPDGLLIDTHGAEVIDPVWHLLLAAYERMGGDVPTCLERDFNLPSLSELTVEVMQIARLQAQAPRMKKVA, via the coding sequence ATGAACCGACCCCTCTCAGGCGCAGGCCTTGGCTTTCGCCGCGAATTGATAGAGCCGCTGAAACACAGCGTGCCAAACGTCATCGACTTCTTTGAAGTTGCGCCCGAAAACTGGGCTGGCTTGGGAGGCCGGTCGGCCAAAGACTTGCGTCACTTCACCGAACGCTACCCGTTTGTGTGCCACGGCTTGTCCCTCTCATTGGGTGGGCCTGCACCGTTGGACACACAACTGCTACACAAAACCAAAGCCTTCATGAAGGCGCATGGCATGCAGCTGTTCACCGAGCATTTGTCTTGGTGTTCTGATGAATCGCACCTGTACGACTTGCTGCCCATCCCCTGTACCCAAGAGGCGGTGATGTGGACAGCCAAGCGCATCAAGCAAGCGCAAGACATTTTGGAAATGCGCATTGGCATTGAAAACGCATCCACCTACATTGCCCCACCTGGCGCAGAAATGAGCGAAGCCGAATTTGTGGCGGCGGTGGTCAAAGAGGCAGATTGCCTGTTGCATTTGGATGTGAACAATATTTACGTCAACAGCAAAAACTTCGGCTTTGACGCCTTGGACTATCTCAACACCTTGCCGCTAGAGCGCACGTGCTATGTGCATGTGGCCGGTCATTATGTAGAGCCCGATGGCCTGCTGATCGACACACACGGCGCTGAGGTGATCGATCCTGTATGGCATTTGTTGCTGGCCGCGTATGAGCGCATGGGTGGCGATGTGCCCACCTGCTTAGAGCGCGATTTCAATTTGCCCAGCTTGAGCGAGCTGACGGTTGAAGTCATGCAAATTGCACGGTTGCAGGCGCAAGCGCCACGCATGAAGAAAGTGGCGTGA
- a CDS encoding putative DNA-binding domain-containing protein: protein MTTLRRSFQQDMACHLRDPHHTMRPAGVPARRMAVYNEMLFNNVCGFIDTCMPLSRKLLGDTAWRRLCRTFYRDWPLHTPWFRDIPREFVRYLQEGQPKQPLPRWLPDLTHYEWAELAVDVMDVMRPVVNAQGDLMAEIVVLNPARMDLHYDWAVHRIGEQHKPRKSLETHLVVYRDADDAVHFTEVNAATAHVLALLDAQPMSGTQAMQHIAEQMRHPQPELLMAFGVTLLKQLQEQDIILGTQP from the coding sequence ATGACGACTTTGCGCAGAAGCTTTCAGCAAGACATGGCGTGCCACTTGCGCGACCCGCATCACACCATGCGCCCCGCAGGCGTGCCCGCACGGCGCATGGCGGTGTACAACGAGATGCTGTTTAACAACGTGTGCGGCTTCATCGACACCTGCATGCCGCTAAGCCGTAAATTGCTGGGTGACACCGCATGGCGACGTTTGTGCCGCACTTTCTACCGTGACTGGCCTTTGCACACGCCTTGGTTTCGCGACATTCCGCGCGAGTTTGTGCGCTATCTCCAAGAGGGCCAACCTAAGCAGCCTTTGCCACGGTGGCTACCTGACTTGACGCATTACGAATGGGCCGAGCTGGCGGTAGATGTGATGGACGTGATGCGTCCAGTGGTCAACGCACAAGGCGACCTGATGGCAGAGATCGTGGTGCTCAACCCCGCACGCATGGACTTGCACTACGACTGGGCCGTGCATCGGATTGGTGAGCAACACAAACCACGCAAATCTTTGGAGACGCATCTGGTGGTGTACCGCGATGCAGACGATGCGGTGCACTTCACCGAGGTGAATGCCGCCACCGCACATGTGCTGGCGCTGCTAGACGCGCAGCCCATGAGCGGTACGCAAGCGATGCAACACATCGCTGAACAAATGCGACATCCGCAGCCCGAACTGCTGATGGCATTTGGGGTCACCTTGCTCAAGCAACTACAAGAACAAGACATTATTTTGGGAACACAACCATGA
- a CDS encoding DoxX family protein: MSQNIHHVCMKTRLNQCLGTFDALGLWVGLFSLRLILGWDFFESGLEKFNGENWFADIQDQFPFPFILVPPNISWQMATWFELLGGIALVIGLGTRFFSVSLLVLSVVAIASVHWPEAWHTWGELAQGYVFTDKGFGNFKYPVVLMGMLWTLLWMGPGRLSLDDVLRRRCVS; the protein is encoded by the coding sequence ATGAGCCAAAACATCCATCACGTGTGCATGAAAACACGCCTCAATCAATGCCTAGGCACGTTCGACGCGTTGGGTTTGTGGGTAGGTCTGTTCAGCCTGCGCTTGATTCTGGGTTGGGATTTCTTTGAATCAGGATTAGAAAAATTCAACGGCGAAAACTGGTTTGCAGATATTCAAGACCAGTTCCCGTTTCCTTTCATCCTCGTGCCTCCCAACATCAGCTGGCAAATGGCCACGTGGTTTGAGCTGCTCGGCGGTATCGCTTTGGTCATCGGGCTTGGCACGCGCTTTTTCTCGGTGTCATTGTTGGTGCTGAGTGTGGTCGCCATTGCCAGCGTGCACTGGCCAGAGGCGTGGCACACATGGGGCGAGTTGGCCCAAGGCTATGTGTTCACCGACAAAGGCTTTGGCAACTTCAAGTATCCCGTGGTGCTGATGGGCATGTTGTGGACCCTGCTGTGGATGGGCCCCGGTCGACTGTCGCTGGACGACGTGTTGCGTCGCCGTTGTGTCAGCTGA
- a CDS encoding DUF692 family multinuclear iron-containing protein yields the protein MKHHTLHGTGLALRPALLAPLKNRAPDNLQFLELTPPDWIGVSARICKDLQQLTQHYPCVCLSQSLSLGGPGALDKHVLRDLRSFIAEHGVQVFSEALAWSADDAPLFINLPIPSTRAAVAWTAARIAQVQDALGLRIGIRNVVHRMTPAHVDMNEAEFISAVVSASGCSLHLDLHALAANALHFGFDPHAFLQALPLSHIDYVRVGREYPLLGDVLARTHRRVARCVDDVMQLNLEALTC from the coding sequence ATGAAACATCACACCTTGCATGGGACGGGCTTGGCCCTGCGCCCCGCATTGTTAGCGCCGCTGAAAAATCGTGCGCCAGACAATTTGCAATTTTTAGAACTCACCCCACCCGATTGGATCGGCGTGTCGGCGCGTATCTGTAAAGACTTGCAGCAACTCACCCAGCACTACCCTTGCGTGTGTTTGAGCCAAAGCTTGTCATTGGGCGGGCCCGGCGCGTTAGACAAACATGTGTTGCGCGATTTGCGCAGCTTCATTGCCGAGCACGGCGTTCAGGTTTTTTCCGAAGCCTTGGCTTGGAGCGCAGACGATGCGCCCTTGTTCATCAACCTGCCCATTCCCAGCACACGTGCTGCTGTGGCTTGGACGGCCGCGCGCATTGCCCAAGTGCAAGACGCACTCGGTTTGCGCATTGGCATTCGCAACGTGGTGCATCGCATGACGCCGGCACACGTGGACATGAACGAGGCTGAGTTCATTTCGGCTGTGGTGTCAGCGTCGGGTTGCAGCTTGCATTTGGACTTGCATGCGCTTGCTGCAAATGCGTTGCACTTTGGCTTTGACCCGCATGCGTTTTTGCAAGCCCTGCCACTGAGCCACATCGACTATGTGCGTGTGGGCCGCGAATACCCCTTGCTGGGTGATGTGCTGGCGCGCACCCACCGGCGCGTGGCGCGCTGTGTAGACGATGTGATGCAACTGAACTTAGAGGCCCTGACATGTTGA
- a CDS encoding putative DNA-binding domain-containing protein encodes MLNDFRQFQFALARHLRDPLGVSAPAGVSFADAAACTQDMVTHVSEVLAPAFPVTCALLGDEMWEHAVRLFLKDAQPHTPWASTTQRAFVDHVCESPDMQRLPAWLQDLAHFEWLQNAVNTTPVSWPACDVDANVMHHAVVLNPTHVEAAYEWPVHSIDTDHQPDDMQSTYVSMLRDKDDTLHVLESSVFRGQLIDLLRDGQSGEQAFMVLAMWLSHPEPEAFVREGAEVMAQLQREGIVLGARV; translated from the coding sequence ATGTTGAACGATTTCCGACAATTTCAATTCGCACTGGCGCGCCATTTGCGCGACCCCCTAGGCGTATCGGCTCCTGCTGGTGTGTCTTTTGCCGATGCAGCGGCCTGCACGCAAGACATGGTGACGCATGTGAGCGAGGTCTTGGCGCCTGCGTTTCCCGTGACGTGCGCGTTGTTGGGTGATGAGATGTGGGAGCATGCCGTGCGCCTCTTCCTCAAAGACGCACAACCGCATACGCCTTGGGCTAGCACCACTCAGCGGGCTTTTGTGGACCACGTGTGTGAAAGCCCAGACATGCAACGCTTGCCCGCGTGGCTGCAAGACTTGGCACACTTCGAATGGTTACAAAACGCCGTCAACACCACGCCAGTAAGCTGGCCCGCGTGTGACGTCGATGCGAATGTGATGCACCACGCCGTGGTGCTCAATCCCACCCATGTGGAGGCGGCGTATGAGTGGCCTGTTCACAGCATTGACACCGATCACCAGCCAGATGACATGCAAAGCACCTACGTGTCCATGTTGCGCGACAAGGACGACACGCTGCACGTGTTGGAAAGCAGCGTCTTTCGTGGTCAGCTGATTGACTTATTGCGTGATGGGCAAAGCGGTGAACAAGCCTTCATGGTGTTGGCCATGTGGTTGTCGCACCCCGAACCTGAAGCCTTTGTGCGTGAAGGTGCAGAAGTGATGGCGCAGCTGCAACGCGAAGGCATTGTGTTGGGTGCTCGCGTGTGA